A genomic stretch from Hemicordylus capensis ecotype Gifberg chromosome 1, rHemCap1.1.pri, whole genome shotgun sequence includes:
- the VASH1 gene encoding tubulinyl-Tyr carboxypeptidase 1 isoform X1 has translation MDAGMSGSKVDGGGSAASSARRSEASEGAAQREEEQEEDGDEDLQDGGVPFFVNRGGLPINEATWERMWKHVTKIHPEGERVALRIRGATDLPKIPIPSVPTLQPSTLIPERLEAIQRYIRELQYNHTGTQFFEIKKSRPLTGLMDLAKDMTKEALPIKCLEAVILGMYPFSLKTIYLTNNMPTLERFPISFKTYFSGNYFRHIVLGVNFGGRYGALGISRREELMYKAPVFRTLSELIFDYEAAYRRCWHTLNKVKLGQYVSHDPHSVAQIEWKHSILDLEKLGREDFRKELERHSRDMRLKISKGTGPPSPTKDRKKDMSSPQRSQSSPHRRNSRTERRPSGEKKPTEAKAMPDLNGYQIRV, from the exons ATGGATGCTGGGATGTCGGGCAGCAAAgtggatggtggtggcagtgctgccagCAGCGCAAGGAGGTCTGAGGCCAGCGAAGGGGCAGcacaaagagaggaggagcaaGAAGAAGATGGTGATGAAGATCTCCAAGATGGTGGAGTCCCTTTCTTTGTGAACCGAGGAGGGCTTCCCATCAATGAGGCCACCTGGGAAAGGATGTGGAAACATGTGACTAAGATCCACCCTGAGGGAGAAAGGGTAGCTCTGAGGATCCGAGGAGCCACTGACTTGCCCAAG ATTCCCATACCAAGTGTGCCTACGCTCCAGCCATCCACTCTTATCCCTGAGCGCCTGGAAGCTATACAGCGCTATATCAGGGAGTTGCA GTACAATCACACTGGGACACAGTTCTTTGAAATCAAGAAAAGCAGGCCTTTGACTGG GCTAATGGATCTGGCCAAAGACATGACAAAAGAGGCCCTGCCAATCAAGTGTTTGGAAGCTGTGATCCTGGGAATGTATCCTTTTTCTCTTAAAACAAT TTACCTCACCAACAACATGCCAACACTGGAGCGTTTCCCCATCAGCTTCAAAACCTACTTCTCAGGGAACTACTTCCGCCATATTGTGCTGGGAGTGAACTTTGGGGGCCGCTATGGGGCACTGGGCATCAGTCGGCGTGAGGAACTCATGTATAAGGCTCCCGTCTTCCGCACACTGAGCGAGCTGATCTTCGACTACGAGGCGGCATATCGGCGCTGCTGGCACACCCTAAACAAGGTGAAGCTTGGCCAGTATGTCTCCCATGATCCTCACAGTGTGGCACAGATTGAGTGGAAGCACTCCATCTTGGATTTGGAGAAGCTGGGCCGAGAGGACTTCCGCAAGGAGCTTGAGAGGCATTCCCGTGACATGAGGCTGAAG aTCAGCAAAGGAACAGGGCCGCCATCCCCTACCAAGGATAGGAAGAAGGATATGTCCTCCCCACAGCGAAGCCAATCCAGTCCACATCGTCGCAACAGCCGGACTGAGAGGCG GCCATCTGGAGAGAAGAAACCCACAGAGGCCAAAGCCATGCCAGATCTTAATGGTTACCAAATCAGAGTATAA
- the VASH1 gene encoding tubulinyl-Tyr carboxypeptidase 1 isoform X3, translating into MDAGMSGSKVDGGGSAASSARRSEASEGAAQREEEQEEDGDEDLQDGGVPFFVNRGGLPINEATWERMWKHVTKIHPEGERVALRIRGATDLPKIPIPSVPTLQPSTLIPERLEAIQRYIRELQYNHTGTQFFEIKKSRPLTGYLTNNMPTLERFPISFKTYFSGNYFRHIVLGVNFGGRYGALGISRREELMYKAPVFRTLSELIFDYEAAYRRCWHTLNKVKLGQYVSHDPHSVAQIEWKHSILDLEKLGREDFRKELERHSRDMRLKISKGTGPPSPTKDRKKDMSSPQRSQSSPHRRNSRTERRPSGEKKPTEAKAMPDLNGYQIRV; encoded by the exons ATGGATGCTGGGATGTCGGGCAGCAAAgtggatggtggtggcagtgctgccagCAGCGCAAGGAGGTCTGAGGCCAGCGAAGGGGCAGcacaaagagaggaggagcaaGAAGAAGATGGTGATGAAGATCTCCAAGATGGTGGAGTCCCTTTCTTTGTGAACCGAGGAGGGCTTCCCATCAATGAGGCCACCTGGGAAAGGATGTGGAAACATGTGACTAAGATCCACCCTGAGGGAGAAAGGGTAGCTCTGAGGATCCGAGGAGCCACTGACTTGCCCAAG ATTCCCATACCAAGTGTGCCTACGCTCCAGCCATCCACTCTTATCCCTGAGCGCCTGGAAGCTATACAGCGCTATATCAGGGAGTTGCA GTACAATCACACTGGGACACAGTTCTTTGAAATCAAGAAAAGCAGGCCTTTGACTGG TTACCTCACCAACAACATGCCAACACTGGAGCGTTTCCCCATCAGCTTCAAAACCTACTTCTCAGGGAACTACTTCCGCCATATTGTGCTGGGAGTGAACTTTGGGGGCCGCTATGGGGCACTGGGCATCAGTCGGCGTGAGGAACTCATGTATAAGGCTCCCGTCTTCCGCACACTGAGCGAGCTGATCTTCGACTACGAGGCGGCATATCGGCGCTGCTGGCACACCCTAAACAAGGTGAAGCTTGGCCAGTATGTCTCCCATGATCCTCACAGTGTGGCACAGATTGAGTGGAAGCACTCCATCTTGGATTTGGAGAAGCTGGGCCGAGAGGACTTCCGCAAGGAGCTTGAGAGGCATTCCCGTGACATGAGGCTGAAG aTCAGCAAAGGAACAGGGCCGCCATCCCCTACCAAGGATAGGAAGAAGGATATGTCCTCCCCACAGCGAAGCCAATCCAGTCCACATCGTCGCAACAGCCGGACTGAGAGGCG GCCATCTGGAGAGAAGAAACCCACAGAGGCCAAAGCCATGCCAGATCTTAATGGTTACCAAATCAGAGTATAA
- the VASH1 gene encoding tubulinyl-Tyr carboxypeptidase 1 isoform X2, which produces MDAGMSGSKVDGGGSAASSARRSEASEGAAQREEEQEEDGDEDLQDGGVPFFVNRGGLPINEATWERMWKHVTKIHPEGERVALRIRGATDLPKIPIPSVPTLQPSTLIPERLEAIQRYIRELQYNHTGTQFFEIKKSRPLTGLMDLAKDMTKEALPIKCLEAVILGIYLTNNMPTLERFPISFKTYFSGNYFRHIVLGVNFGGRYGALGISRREELMYKAPVFRTLSELIFDYEAAYRRCWHTLNKVKLGQYVSHDPHSVAQIEWKHSILDLEKLGREDFRKELERHSRDMRLKISKGTGPPSPTKDRKKDMSSPQRSQSSPHRRNSRTERRPSGEKKPTEAKAMPDLNGYQIRV; this is translated from the exons ATGGATGCTGGGATGTCGGGCAGCAAAgtggatggtggtggcagtgctgccagCAGCGCAAGGAGGTCTGAGGCCAGCGAAGGGGCAGcacaaagagaggaggagcaaGAAGAAGATGGTGATGAAGATCTCCAAGATGGTGGAGTCCCTTTCTTTGTGAACCGAGGAGGGCTTCCCATCAATGAGGCCACCTGGGAAAGGATGTGGAAACATGTGACTAAGATCCACCCTGAGGGAGAAAGGGTAGCTCTGAGGATCCGAGGAGCCACTGACTTGCCCAAG ATTCCCATACCAAGTGTGCCTACGCTCCAGCCATCCACTCTTATCCCTGAGCGCCTGGAAGCTATACAGCGCTATATCAGGGAGTTGCA GTACAATCACACTGGGACACAGTTCTTTGAAATCAAGAAAAGCAGGCCTTTGACTGG GCTAATGGATCTGGCCAAAGACATGACAAAAGAGGCCCTGCCAATCAAGTGTTTGGAAGCTGTGATCCTGGGAAT TTACCTCACCAACAACATGCCAACACTGGAGCGTTTCCCCATCAGCTTCAAAACCTACTTCTCAGGGAACTACTTCCGCCATATTGTGCTGGGAGTGAACTTTGGGGGCCGCTATGGGGCACTGGGCATCAGTCGGCGTGAGGAACTCATGTATAAGGCTCCCGTCTTCCGCACACTGAGCGAGCTGATCTTCGACTACGAGGCGGCATATCGGCGCTGCTGGCACACCCTAAACAAGGTGAAGCTTGGCCAGTATGTCTCCCATGATCCTCACAGTGTGGCACAGATTGAGTGGAAGCACTCCATCTTGGATTTGGAGAAGCTGGGCCGAGAGGACTTCCGCAAGGAGCTTGAGAGGCATTCCCGTGACATGAGGCTGAAG aTCAGCAAAGGAACAGGGCCGCCATCCCCTACCAAGGATAGGAAGAAGGATATGTCCTCCCCACAGCGAAGCCAATCCAGTCCACATCGTCGCAACAGCCGGACTGAGAGGCG GCCATCTGGAGAGAAGAAACCCACAGAGGCCAAAGCCATGCCAGATCTTAATGGTTACCAAATCAGAGTATAA